Proteins from a genomic interval of Rhodococcus rhodochrous:
- the ppc gene encoding phosphoenolpyruvate carboxylase: MTDTVPASATEPLREDIRLLGGILGNVIREQAGPETFDLVESARVESFRIRRSEIDRTELAERFADVATDDLIPVARAFSHFGLLANLAEDLHRERRRALHVRAGDRPQDSSLAATYAKLDAAGPGLDADTVTDALASALVAPVITAHPTETRRRTVFDVQTAVTELMRRRERTDESAAIEEIDRALYRHILTLWDTALIRLARLRIIDEVDNGLRYYDLALFDVVPALNAEVRRELRRRWPDAAVLTEPLVRPGTWIGGDRDGNPNVDGEVVTTAANRACETALRHHLTELAALERELSMSERTATISSALKKLADDSGDDNPAHSDEPYRRAVHGIRARLTATADRLLPGVDLPHTVRIPCEPYATPARLHTDLNIVDASLRAGGAAVIADDRLAHLRSAVEVFGFHLAPLDLRQNSEVHENVVAELLSWAGVTDRYRDLPEDDKVALLTAELRIRRPLTAPDAHLSDETAKELGILRAAADVVRRIGPAAIEHYIISMCTSVSDLLEVEVLLKEVGLLDLDRGYPRSTVQVIPLFETIDDLRGGAATLTAALAVPEFRSLVDGHDGLQEIMLGYSDSNKDGGYLTANWALYRAELDLVDAARTAGIRLRLFHGRGGTVGRGGGPSYDAILAQPPGAVQGSLRLTEQGEVIAAKYREPVLARRNLEALVSATLESSLLDVEGLGKDAPEAYRILDELADLARAAYSRLVHETPGFVEYFTTATPVSEIGALNIGSRPASRKQTKAISDLRAIPWVLSWTQSRVMLPGWYGTGTAVQDWVAGDPDRLATLQDLYRRWPFFRSVLSNMAQVLAKSDLGLAARYSELVEDTELRERVFGSIVDEHARTVDAYRQITGYDSLVADNPALERSLHNRFPYLEPLNHLQVELLRRFRAGEDTDRVRRGIQITMNGLATALRNSG; the protein is encoded by the coding sequence GACCCGAGACCTTCGACCTGGTCGAATCGGCCCGGGTGGAGAGCTTCCGGATCCGGCGCTCCGAGATCGACCGCACCGAACTCGCCGAACGCTTCGCCGACGTCGCCACCGACGACCTGATTCCCGTCGCCCGGGCGTTCAGCCATTTCGGTCTGCTCGCCAATCTCGCCGAGGATCTGCACCGCGAACGACGTCGAGCCCTGCACGTGCGCGCAGGCGACCGACCGCAGGACAGCAGCCTCGCCGCCACCTATGCCAAACTCGACGCCGCCGGCCCGGGCCTCGACGCCGACACCGTGACCGACGCGCTCGCATCCGCTCTCGTCGCCCCCGTCATCACCGCTCATCCCACCGAGACCCGCCGACGCACCGTCTTCGACGTCCAGACCGCCGTCACCGAGCTCATGCGGCGCCGGGAGAGGACCGACGAATCCGCCGCGATCGAGGAAATCGACCGCGCCCTGTACCGGCACATCCTGACCCTCTGGGACACCGCGCTCATCCGGCTCGCGCGCCTGAGGATCATCGACGAGGTCGACAACGGTCTGCGCTACTACGACCTCGCACTGTTCGACGTCGTTCCTGCCCTCAACGCCGAAGTGCGACGCGAACTCCGGCGACGCTGGCCGGACGCGGCGGTGCTGACCGAACCGCTGGTCCGTCCCGGAACGTGGATCGGCGGCGACCGCGACGGCAACCCCAACGTCGACGGCGAGGTCGTCACCACCGCCGCGAATCGCGCCTGTGAGACCGCGCTGCGACATCACCTCACCGAACTGGCCGCGCTCGAACGCGAACTGTCCATGTCCGAACGCACCGCGACCATCAGCAGCGCCCTGAAGAAGCTCGCCGACGACTCGGGCGACGACAATCCCGCCCACAGCGACGAGCCGTACCGACGCGCCGTGCACGGTATCCGCGCTCGCCTCACCGCGACCGCGGACAGGCTGCTGCCCGGCGTGGATCTGCCCCACACGGTGCGTATCCCGTGCGAGCCCTATGCCACTCCGGCCCGCCTGCACACCGACCTGAACATCGTCGACGCCTCGCTGCGTGCCGGTGGCGCGGCCGTGATCGCCGACGATCGACTCGCGCACCTGCGCAGCGCCGTCGAGGTCTTCGGCTTCCACCTCGCGCCGCTCGACCTGCGTCAGAATTCCGAGGTCCACGAGAACGTCGTCGCCGAACTGCTCTCCTGGGCGGGGGTGACCGACCGCTACCGCGACCTGCCGGAGGACGACAAGGTCGCGCTGCTCACCGCGGAGTTGCGGATCCGCCGTCCGCTCACCGCTCCCGACGCCCACCTGTCGGACGAGACGGCCAAGGAACTCGGCATCCTGCGCGCCGCCGCCGACGTGGTCCGTCGCATCGGACCGGCCGCCATCGAGCATTACATCATCAGCATGTGCACCTCGGTGTCCGACCTGCTCGAGGTCGAGGTCCTGCTCAAGGAGGTCGGGCTGCTCGACCTCGACCGCGGTTATCCGCGCAGCACGGTGCAGGTCATCCCGTTGTTCGAGACGATCGACGACCTGCGCGGTGGTGCCGCCACGTTGACCGCCGCCCTCGCCGTGCCCGAGTTCCGCAGCCTCGTCGACGGACACGACGGACTGCAGGAGATCATGCTGGGCTACTCCGATTCCAACAAGGACGGCGGCTATCTCACCGCCAACTGGGCGCTCTACCGCGCGGAACTCGACCTCGTCGACGCTGCGCGCACCGCCGGGATCCGGCTGCGCCTGTTCCACGGTCGCGGCGGCACCGTCGGACGTGGTGGCGGACCGAGCTACGACGCCATCCTCGCCCAGCCGCCCGGCGCGGTCCAGGGCTCGTTGCGTCTGACCGAGCAAGGCGAGGTCATCGCCGCGAAGTACCGCGAACCGGTGCTCGCCCGCCGCAACCTCGAGGCGCTCGTCTCGGCGACCCTCGAGTCGAGCCTGCTCGATGTCGAAGGCCTCGGGAAGGACGCACCGGAGGCCTACCGGATCCTCGACGAACTCGCCGACCTCGCTCGCGCCGCCTACAGCCGACTCGTGCACGAGACACCGGGTTTCGTCGAGTACTTCACCACCGCGACGCCGGTCTCGGAGATCGGTGCCCTCAACATCGGCAGTCGTCCCGCATCCCGCAAGCAGACGAAGGCGATCAGCGACCTGCGGGCCATCCCGTGGGTGCTCTCGTGGACCCAGAGTCGCGTGATGCTCCCCGGCTGGTACGGCACGGGAACGGCTGTGCAGGACTGGGTCGCCGGTGATCCGGACCGGTTGGCGACCCTGCAGGATCTCTACCGTCGCTGGCCGTTCTTCCGTTCGGTGCTGTCGAACATGGCGCAGGTGCTCGCCAAGTCCGATCTCGGCCTGGCCGCCCGGTACTCCGAACTCGTCGAGGACACCGAACTGCGCGAGCGGGTGTTCGGCAGCATCGTCGACGAGCACGCCCGCACGGTCGACGCCTACCGGCAGATCACAGGATACGACTCGCTCGTCGCGGACAATCCGGCGCTCGAGCGGTCGCTGCACAACCGCTTCCCGTATCTCGAACCGCTCAACCACCTCCAGGTCGAGTTGCTGCGCCGGTTCCGTGCCGGTGAGGACACCGACCGGGTCCGGCGCGGTATCCAGATCACGATGAACGGTCTCGCCACGGCATTGCGCAACAGCGGCTAG
- a CDS encoding YciI family protein, which translates to MKYMLLIYASTTDEPTCTIEDWQDYEKAMRDAGVLVSGHALQDLVTATTVQVGADGRRTVTDGPFGESREVLGGYDVIDVGSLDEALDWAARCPGSRDGGTVVVRPIADFGD; encoded by the coding sequence ATGAAGTACATGCTGCTGATCTACGCATCCACGACCGACGAGCCCACCTGCACCATCGAGGACTGGCAGGACTACGAGAAGGCGATGCGCGATGCGGGTGTCCTCGTGTCCGGGCACGCCCTGCAGGATCTCGTCACCGCGACGACCGTGCAGGTCGGCGCGGACGGACGACGCACGGTGACCGACGGGCCGTTCGGCGAGAGCCGTGAGGTTCTCGGCGGATACGACGTCATCGACGTCGGCAGCCTCGACGAGGCACTCGACTGGGCGGCGCGTTGCCCCGGATCGCGGGACGGCGGCACGGTCGTCGTGCGACCGATCGCCGACTTCGGAGACTGA
- a CDS encoding RNA polymerase sigma factor has translation MGEPAATVESVFREEHGRLLAALVHRFGDLDLAEEVASDALEAALVHWPVDGVPERPGAWLLTTARRRALDRVRRDRVYATRLAELAVDTERRASYEPPEAGELPDDRLELFFTCAHPALAADDRVALILRCLGGLTTNEVARAFLVPSPTMAQRIVRAKKKIRGARIPFRVPGPDELPERLPVVLAALYSIFTEGYAASSGEHLQRPDLAEEAIRLTRILHRLMPAEREVSGLLALMLLVHARRDARTDPSGAVMLLDAQDRARWDRAMIEEGSTLVVAALTGGPPGPYGVQAAIAALHDEASDVDSTDWPQIVALYDVLTALSPSPIVALNRAVAVAMRDGSAAGLELLDGLAEEPSLRDYGPYVVARAELLGRVGRKGEAAEAYRRALELAGTEPERRHLRARSAELSRSREL, from the coding sequence ATGGGGGAGCCGGCCGCGACCGTCGAGTCGGTGTTCCGCGAGGAACACGGCCGGCTCCTCGCCGCGCTCGTCCATCGATTCGGCGACCTCGACCTTGCCGAGGAGGTCGCATCGGACGCGCTCGAGGCGGCGCTCGTGCACTGGCCGGTCGACGGTGTGCCCGAGCGTCCGGGCGCCTGGCTGCTCACCACGGCCAGGCGCCGAGCGCTGGACCGGGTGCGCCGCGACCGCGTGTACGCGACGCGACTGGCGGAGCTCGCCGTCGACACCGAACGTCGCGCGTCGTACGAACCACCCGAGGCCGGGGAACTGCCGGACGACCGCCTCGAACTGTTCTTCACGTGCGCCCACCCCGCCCTCGCGGCGGACGACCGCGTAGCGCTGATCCTGCGCTGCCTCGGCGGCCTCACGACGAACGAGGTCGCGCGGGCCTTCCTCGTCCCGTCGCCGACGATGGCCCAGCGGATCGTGCGGGCCAAGAAGAAGATCCGCGGTGCCCGCATCCCGTTCCGGGTGCCCGGACCGGACGAACTGCCGGAGCGCCTGCCGGTGGTGCTCGCGGCGCTGTACTCGATCTTCACCGAGGGCTACGCCGCGAGCAGCGGCGAGCATCTGCAACGCCCCGACCTCGCGGAGGAGGCAATCCGCCTCACGCGCATCCTGCACCGTCTGATGCCGGCGGAACGGGAGGTGAGCGGGTTGCTCGCGCTGATGCTGCTCGTCCACGCCCGCCGAGACGCGCGCACCGATCCATCCGGCGCCGTGATGCTGCTCGACGCGCAGGACCGCGCCCGATGGGACCGCGCGATGATCGAGGAGGGCAGCACACTGGTGGTCGCCGCGCTCACCGGAGGACCACCCGGCCCGTACGGGGTACAGGCCGCGATAGCCGCGTTGCACGACGAGGCAAGCGACGTCGACAGCACCGACTGGCCGCAGATCGTCGCCCTCTACGACGTACTGACCGCCCTGAGCCCGTCACCGATCGTCGCACTGAACCGCGCCGTGGCGGTGGCAATGCGCGACGGGTCTGCGGCCGGACTCGAACTCCTCGACGGACTCGCCGAGGAGCCGAGTCTGCGCGACTACGGGCCGTACGTGGTGGCGCGAGCCGAGTTGCTGGGCCGGGTCGGCCGGAAAGGCGAAGCGGCCGAAGCGTATCGGCGGGCGCTCGAGCTCGCCGGTACCGAACCCGAGCGGCGCCACCTCAGGGCGAGGTCGGCGGAGTTGTCGCGTTCGCGGGAGTTGTGA
- a CDS encoding SRPBCC domain-containing protein encodes MNTPRTITGEVSPERDCPSDSSLVRLIYHRNFLLPIGEVWAALTDSEKLGRWYGTYTGDPATGRVLLTMTDDHDSATTYVDILRCSPPEGFAVDVDGWQLEVVLRQVGKVTTLEFTHRHVPRSEAGEIGPGWQYYLDRLDAALAGTRPPSWDDYLDLVDEYR; translated from the coding sequence ATGAACACGCCGAGGACGATCACAGGCGAAGTGAGCCCGGAGCGTGATTGCCCGAGCGACTCGTCGCTGGTGCGGCTGATCTACCACCGCAACTTCCTGCTCCCGATCGGTGAGGTCTGGGCGGCACTCACCGACTCGGAGAAGCTGGGTCGTTGGTACGGCACGTACACCGGCGACCCCGCCACGGGCCGTGTGCTCCTGACCATGACGGACGACCACGACTCGGCCACCACCTACGTCGACATCCTCCGGTGTTCTCCCCCGGAGGGATTCGCCGTCGACGTGGACGGGTGGCAGCTCGAGGTGGTGCTGCGCCAAGTCGGGAAGGTCACCACCCTCGAGTTCACACACCGGCACGTCCCGCGCTCGGAGGCCGGAGAGATCGGGCCGGGGTGGCAGTACTACCTCGACCGCCTCGACGCAGCACTGGCCGGCACCCGCCCGCCGTCGTGGGACGACTACCTCGACCTGGTCGACGAATACCGCTGA
- a CDS encoding MFS transporter: protein MLLPLLAALFAALLSGTVAIPALPAVTAELGGGSVGMTWIITVALLANATTTPVWGSISDRYDTRLLVQAALLTLTAGSMVSACAPALSVLLAGRVVQGIGLGGVVAVTVAVLGALIPPREQGRYSGYGAVVMAVSMAGGPLLGGALVDTPLGWRACFLVPAAPAAVALVALRRRLKPRPRHRPGLPPAVGAVRRRTRRSRAAAEPTAAHLLRHSGGTIAVKRTAEAAGCTTIPIRRAPIERSRDEHAEDDHRRSEPGA from the coding sequence GTGCTGCTTCCCCTGCTCGCCGCGCTGTTCGCGGCCTTGCTCTCCGGCACCGTCGCGATCCCGGCACTGCCCGCCGTCACGGCAGAACTCGGTGGCGGGTCCGTAGGCATGACCTGGATCATCACGGTCGCTCTCCTGGCCAACGCGACCACCACCCCGGTCTGGGGATCGATATCCGACCGATACGACACACGCCTTCTCGTCCAGGCCGCTCTGCTGACGCTGACGGCGGGGTCGATGGTCTCTGCCTGCGCTCCGGCCCTGTCCGTTCTCCTCGCCGGCCGCGTGGTGCAAGGGATCGGCCTCGGCGGCGTCGTGGCCGTCACCGTCGCGGTGCTCGGCGCGCTCATCCCGCCGCGGGAACAGGGTCGTTATTCCGGGTACGGCGCCGTGGTCATGGCGGTGTCGATGGCCGGCGGTCCGCTCCTCGGCGGAGCCCTCGTCGATACGCCCCTCGGCTGGCGGGCCTGCTTCCTCGTTCCCGCGGCACCGGCCGCCGTGGCACTGGTCGCACTGCGACGCAGGCTGAAGCCGCGACCGCGGCACCGGCCGGGTCTTCCTCCTGCTGTCGGTGCTGTCCGTCGTCGGACTCGTCGCAGTCGCGCTGCTGCCGAACCAACGGCTGCGCACCTCCTTCGCCACAGCGGAGGAACCATCGCGGTGAAACGGACCGCGGAGGCAGCCGGATGCACGACAATTCCGATAAGGCGAGCGCCCATCGAGAGGAGCCGTGATGAACACGCCGAGGACGATCACAGGCGAAGTGAGCCCGGAGCGTGA
- a CDS encoding GMC family oxidoreductase N-terminal domain-containing protein: MTDVIVIGAGGGGPVVAKELAARGLDVLVLEAGPRFADPENEWTHFEDDINNPITGLFRHGPGDRSGTPWLRDLPQNSFVWQVSGVGGTTLHFFGNSPRAAPGAFSGYDGADRDMYDTAHLFPFGYDELRPYYEWVEATLPVQTAPMGAKEQVFLRGAAAMGLPHQTSLDTAGPAHRAQQNAILQPGGTAGRTRDRARLHHPEARGCTMCGHCYQGCYLPLGAPRNLKAKRSTDNSYVPMMLTADAWSPQGRAVTLIADAVVSEILVEEVNGETVARGVRFTTAGEEHEATAPVVVLAAGCIESPRLWLNSTLPNPNGWVGRGLTDHHMDAVFGVFDEYTGQTRGPGSNARVDLPGYGGIEQVGLPPALIAYALNFSDSGIHGYGRAGGVVDSAGADSVGRLVGRDLLDTMADTDRVLAALVISDDDVEPDNRVTLSPILYPDEGGLAPRVTVQHRRRSARTRRNRDYATRKAVELMRAAGAKRVHRCDWPPLILHSQSSMRMGVSDRDSVLDADAEARWVKRLFVADNSALANSLGGPNPTLTTQAIATRTAEKIFAKYFGGDPWVARENPVSSIDDRVTAAVIERGI, translated from the coding sequence ATGACCGACGTCATCGTCATCGGGGCCGGTGGGGGCGGACCCGTCGTTGCCAAGGAACTCGCGGCGCGCGGTCTCGACGTGCTCGTTCTCGAAGCAGGACCCCGTTTCGCCGACCCGGAGAACGAGTGGACCCACTTCGAGGACGACATCAACAATCCGATCACCGGGCTGTTCCGCCACGGGCCCGGAGACCGCTCGGGCACGCCGTGGCTGCGTGATCTGCCCCAGAACTCGTTCGTGTGGCAGGTGTCCGGTGTCGGTGGCACCACGCTGCATTTCTTCGGCAACTCGCCGCGGGCGGCACCCGGCGCGTTCTCCGGATACGACGGCGCCGACCGCGACATGTACGACACGGCGCACCTGTTCCCCTTCGGATACGACGAGCTGCGTCCCTACTACGAGTGGGTGGAGGCCACGCTGCCCGTGCAGACCGCACCGATGGGCGCCAAGGAGCAGGTGTTCCTGCGAGGTGCAGCAGCCATGGGGCTGCCGCACCAGACCTCGCTCGACACCGCCGGGCCCGCCCACCGCGCCCAGCAGAACGCGATCCTCCAACCCGGTGGCACCGCCGGCCGCACCCGAGACCGCGCGCGTCTGCACCATCCCGAAGCGCGGGGCTGCACGATGTGCGGGCACTGCTATCAGGGCTGTTATCTGCCGCTGGGGGCGCCGCGCAATCTCAAGGCCAAACGGTCCACCGACAACTCGTACGTTCCGATGATGCTCACCGCCGACGCGTGGTCGCCCCAGGGGCGTGCCGTCACCCTGATCGCCGATGCGGTGGTCTCCGAGATCCTCGTCGAAGAGGTGAACGGGGAGACCGTGGCACGCGGCGTGCGGTTCACGACAGCGGGGGAGGAGCACGAGGCGACCGCCCCGGTGGTGGTACTGGCGGCCGGGTGCATCGAAAGCCCGAGACTGTGGCTGAACTCGACGCTGCCCAATCCGAACGGCTGGGTCGGCCGCGGGCTCACCGATCACCACATGGACGCGGTCTTCGGCGTCTTCGACGAGTACACCGGGCAGACGCGCGGACCGGGATCCAACGCGCGCGTCGATCTGCCCGGCTACGGCGGGATCGAGCAGGTCGGCCTGCCTCCGGCGTTGATCGCATACGCGCTGAACTTCAGCGACTCCGGCATCCACGGGTACGGACGTGCCGGAGGTGTCGTCGATTCCGCAGGGGCCGACAGTGTGGGTCGGCTCGTCGGACGCGACCTGCTCGACACGATGGCCGACACCGACCGAGTCCTCGCGGCGCTCGTCATCTCGGACGACGACGTCGAACCGGACAACCGCGTGACGCTCTCGCCGATCCTGTATCCGGACGAAGGAGGTCTGGCGCCACGCGTGACCGTGCAGCATCGCAGGCGCTCGGCTCGTACCCGCCGCAATCGTGACTACGCGACCCGCAAGGCCGTCGAGTTGATGAGGGCGGCGGGCGCGAAGAGGGTGCATCGCTGCGACTGGCCACCGCTGATCCTGCACTCGCAGTCGAGCATGAGGATGGGGGTGAGCGACCGGGATTCGGTGCTCGACGCCGATGCGGAGGCCCGGTGGGTGAAAAGGCTCTTCGTCGCCGACAACTCGGCGCTCGCCAACAGTCTCGGAGGCCCGAACCCGACGTTGACGACACAGGCGATCGCCACCCGCACGGCGGAGAAGATCTTCGCGAAGTACTTCGGTGGCGATCCCTGGGTGGCACGGGAGAACCCCGTGTCGTCGATCGACGACCGCGTCACCGCTGCTGTGATCGAACGGGGTATCTGA
- the pgl gene encoding 6-phosphogluconolactonase, which yields MSDTVRTPSEIRRFADADEVARAAASAFVDAVVAAQRERVQAHVVLTGGGTGIAMLENVRRDQGAIDWSAVNVYFGDERFLPPGDPDRNEVQAREALLDHVPIDPARIHTMPALGEDGCSTPQDSAQRYTELLAAHSPDGTAPVFDVHLLGMGGEGHINSLFPHTDAVRESERFVVGVDDSPKPPPARVTLTLPAVQRARQVWLLVTGDAKAEAVAAAVGGAAPEDVPSAGARGTERTVWFLDPAAAAQLPAS from the coding sequence ATGTCTGACACGGTCCGCACTCCGTCCGAGATCCGGCGTTTCGCCGACGCCGACGAGGTCGCCCGCGCCGCGGCGTCCGCCTTCGTCGATGCCGTCGTCGCCGCGCAGCGCGAGCGGGTGCAGGCCCACGTCGTGCTGACCGGCGGCGGTACCGGTATCGCGATGCTCGAGAACGTGCGGCGCGACCAGGGCGCCATCGACTGGTCGGCGGTGAACGTCTACTTCGGCGACGAGCGTTTCCTGCCGCCCGGCGATCCGGATCGCAACGAGGTGCAGGCCCGCGAGGCTCTGCTCGACCACGTGCCGATCGACCCGGCCCGCATCCACACCATGCCGGCGCTCGGCGAGGACGGGTGCAGCACACCGCAGGACTCGGCCCAGCGGTACACCGAACTCCTCGCGGCGCACTCCCCCGACGGCACCGCACCGGTCTTCGACGTGCACCTGCTCGGCATGGGCGGTGAGGGACACATCAATTCGCTGTTTCCCCACACCGACGCGGTGCGCGAGTCCGAGCGTTTCGTGGTGGGTGTCGACGACTCCCCGAAACCGCCGCCGGCGCGGGTGACGCTGACGCTGCCTGCCGTGCAGCGGGCGCGGCAGGTCTGGTTGCTGGTCACCGGTGATGCCAAGGCGGAGGCCGTCGCAGCGGCTGTGGGCGGCGCCGCACCGGAGGACGTCCCCTCCGCCGGTGCCCGCGGCACCGAACGCACCGTGTGGTTCCTCGATCCGGCTGCCGCAGCGCAACTCCCGGCCTCATGA
- the opcA gene encoding glucose-6-phosphate dehydrogenase assembly protein OpcA, with translation MRLQLRNTSANAISRKLVELRRSSGMVTQGRVLTFIVCAGDARGLDAAITAATEASKEHPCRVIVVGRGRQDGPSRLDAEIRVAGEAGASEALILALHGELGEHQESVVVPFLLPDTPVVAWWPNQAPAVPAEDPVGRLAVRRITDVTNSDDPRADLATRLSGYRPGDTDLAWARITYWRALLVSALDQPPYEPVLSARVSGLRTEPAVDLIAGWLASRLDCPVERSVGELRVELRTASQTIALERPQEGRVATLERTHKPDSLISLARRNSAECLAEELRRLDPDEVYEAALSALPKVDYV, from the coding sequence GTGAGGCTCCAGTTGCGCAACACCTCCGCCAACGCCATCAGCCGCAAGCTGGTGGAGCTGCGGCGGTCGAGCGGAATGGTCACGCAGGGACGTGTTCTCACGTTCATCGTGTGCGCCGGCGATGCGCGGGGTCTCGACGCCGCGATCACGGCCGCCACCGAGGCGTCGAAGGAACATCCCTGCCGCGTCATCGTGGTCGGTCGCGGCCGGCAGGACGGCCCATCACGGCTCGACGCGGAGATCCGGGTCGCCGGTGAAGCGGGCGCCTCCGAGGCGTTGATCCTCGCCCTGCACGGCGAACTCGGTGAACATCAGGAGTCGGTCGTGGTGCCGTTCCTGCTGCCGGACACCCCCGTCGTTGCGTGGTGGCCCAACCAGGCCCCCGCGGTCCCGGCCGAGGACCCGGTGGGACGCCTCGCCGTCCGCCGCATCACCGACGTGACCAACTCCGACGACCCGCGTGCCGATCTCGCGACCCGCCTGTCCGGTTACCGGCCGGGCGACACGGATCTGGCCTGGGCTCGCATCACCTACTGGCGGGCCCTGCTGGTCTCGGCACTCGATCAGCCGCCCTACGAGCCGGTGCTCTCGGCGCGCGTGTCGGGTCTGCGGACCGAACCGGCCGTCGATCTGATCGCGGGCTGGCTCGCGAGCCGCCTCGACTGCCCCGTCGAACGATCCGTCGGCGAGCTGAGGGTGGAACTGCGCACGGCGTCGCAGACGATCGCCCTGGAACGCCCGCAGGAAGGTCGCGTGGCGACCCTCGAACGCACTCACAAGCCCGATTCGCTGATCAGCCTGGCACGCCGGAACTCGGCCGAATGTCTCGCCGAGGAACTGCGTCGCCTCGATCCCGACGAAGTCTACGAAGCCGCGTTGTCGGCCCTGCCGAAGGTGGATTATGTCTGA
- the zwf gene encoding glucose-6-phosphate dehydrogenase, whose translation MPESGAAEWVNPLRDNRDRRLPRIAGPCALVIFGVTGDLARRKLMPAVYDLANRGLLPPGFALVGFARRDWADEDFGQVVHDAVREHSRTPFREEVWQRLAEGIRFVQGTFDDDAAFAELATTLEKLDRERGTGGNHAFYLSVPPDAFPVVCGQLSRSGLAAQRNGSWSRVVIEKPFGHNLESARELNSVVGEVFSEESVFRIDHYLGKETVQNILALRFANQMFEPVWNAHYVDHVQITMAEDIGLGGRAGYYDGIGAARDVIQNHLLQLLAFTAMEEPVSFAASELHAEKIKVLSATRPAEPFDETTARGQYASGWQGGEKVVGLLEEKGFAADSTTETYAAITLEVDTRRWAGVPFYLRTGKRLGRRVTEIAVVFKRAPHLPFDKTMTEELGQNALVIRVQPDEGITMRFGSKVPGSEMEVRDVNMDFSYGQAFTVSSPEAYERLILDVLLGVPSLFPVDEEVELSWKILDPVLEHWAANGRPEPYESGTWGPHSADEMLRRTGREWRRP comes from the coding sequence GTGCCCGAATCCGGTGCGGCGGAGTGGGTGAATCCGCTCCGGGACAACAGAGATCGCAGACTGCCCCGTATCGCCGGCCCGTGCGCGCTGGTGATCTTCGGCGTGACCGGCGATCTGGCCCGGCGCAAGTTGATGCCCGCCGTCTACGATCTCGCCAACCGCGGCCTCCTGCCGCCCGGATTCGCGCTCGTCGGTTTCGCCCGGAGGGACTGGGCCGACGAGGATTTCGGTCAGGTGGTCCACGACGCGGTGCGTGAGCATTCGCGTACCCCCTTCCGCGAGGAGGTCTGGCAGCGCCTCGCGGAGGGGATCCGCTTCGTGCAGGGCACCTTCGACGACGATGCGGCGTTCGCGGAACTCGCGACGACCCTCGAGAAGCTCGACCGCGAGCGCGGTACGGGTGGCAACCACGCGTTCTACCTCTCGGTCCCCCCGGACGCCTTCCCCGTGGTGTGCGGGCAGCTGTCGCGTTCGGGTCTGGCCGCACAACGCAACGGCTCGTGGAGCCGCGTCGTGATCGAGAAGCCGTTCGGGCACAACCTCGAGAGTGCGCGCGAACTCAATTCGGTTGTCGGTGAGGTGTTCTCCGAGGAATCCGTCTTCCGCATCGATCACTATCTCGGCAAGGAGACGGTCCAGAACATCCTCGCGTTGCGGTTCGCGAACCAGATGTTCGAGCCGGTGTGGAACGCGCACTACGTCGACCACGTGCAGATCACGATGGCCGAGGACATCGGCCTCGGTGGTCGCGCCGGCTACTACGACGGCATCGGCGCGGCGCGCGACGTCATCCAGAACCACCTCCTGCAGCTGCTCGCCTTCACCGCGATGGAGGAGCCGGTGAGCTTCGCGGCATCGGAACTGCACGCGGAGAAGATCAAGGTGCTGTCGGCGACCCGGCCGGCCGAGCCGTTCGACGAGACCACCGCGCGCGGCCAGTACGCCTCCGGGTGGCAGGGCGGCGAGAAGGTCGTCGGCCTGCTCGAGGAGAAGGGTTTCGCGGCAGATTCGACCACCGAGACGTACGCGGCCATCACCCTCGAGGTCGACACCCGCCGCTGGGCGGGTGTGCCCTTCTACCTGCGCACCGGCAAGCGTCTCGGCCGTCGCGTCACCGAGATCGCAGTGGTCTTCAAGCGGGCCCCGCACCTGCCGTTCGACAAGACCATGACCGAGGAGCTCGGTCAGAACGCGCTGGTGATCCGCGTGCAGCCCGACGAGGGCATCACGATGCGCTTCGGCTCGAAGGTTCCCGGCTCCGAGATGGAGGTCCGGGACGTGAACATGGACTTCAGTTACGGCCAGGCGTTCACGGTCTCCTCCCCCGAGGCCTACGAGCGGCTGATCCTCGACGTGCTCCTCGGCGTCCCGTCACTGTTCCCGGTGGACGAGGAAGTCGAATTGTCCTGGAAGATCCTCGATCCGGTGCTCGAGCACTGGGCGGCGAACGGGCGACCGGAGCCCTACGAGTCCGGCACCTGGGGTCCTCATTCGGCCGACGAGATGCTGCGGCGTACCGGCCGGGAATGGAGGCGTCCGTGA